A genomic window from Micromonospora ferruginea includes:
- a CDS encoding TauD/TfdA family dioxygenase produces the protein MTDQIRVTRPVPRRGRERNLVDVRPDWPGGPLPALVRATVPDVDLAGWLAGHRDEVDELARRAGAVLFRGFAVAGADDFRTVMGALSGDVLAYGERSSPRSRVTEGVYTSTEHPADQPIVLHNEQSYTVNWPLRIVFHCEVAPAAGGRTPLADSRRVLARLRPETVDGFARRGVLYRRNYLPGISLSWQTAFQTDSRADVEAYCARALIDVEWVGETQLRTRQVRPAVRRHPVTGERTWFNHALFFHVTSLPADVSAGLRAALAEEDLPYQTAYGDGTPIGDDVLAELRAAYAAETRSFDWQEGDVLLVENMLAAHAREPFTPPRRILTAMSDPVAAPELHTGDGAA, from the coding sequence ATGACCGATCAGATCCGGGTCACGCGGCCCGTCCCCCGCCGCGGCCGGGAACGGAACCTGGTGGACGTACGACCGGACTGGCCCGGCGGCCCGCTGCCGGCTCTGGTGCGCGCCACCGTGCCCGACGTGGACCTGGCCGGCTGGCTGGCCGGGCACCGCGACGAGGTGGACGAGCTGGCCCGGCGCGCCGGGGCGGTGCTGTTCCGCGGCTTCGCGGTGGCCGGCGCGGACGACTTCCGCACCGTGATGGGCGCGCTCTCCGGTGACGTGCTGGCCTACGGCGAGCGGTCCTCGCCGCGCAGCCGGGTCACCGAGGGCGTCTACACGTCCACCGAGCATCCCGCCGACCAGCCGATCGTGCTGCACAACGAGCAGTCGTACACGGTCAACTGGCCGCTGCGCATCGTGTTCCACTGCGAGGTCGCGCCGGCCGCCGGTGGCCGTACGCCGCTGGCGGACAGCCGCCGGGTGCTGGCCCGGCTGCGCCCGGAGACGGTCGACGGGTTCGCCCGCCGGGGCGTGCTCTACCGGCGCAACTACCTGCCCGGCATCAGCCTGTCCTGGCAGACCGCGTTCCAGACCGACTCCCGCGCCGACGTCGAGGCGTACTGCGCGCGGGCGCTGATCGACGTGGAGTGGGTGGGCGAGACGCAGTTGCGGACCCGGCAGGTGCGCCCGGCGGTGCGGCGGCACCCGGTCACCGGGGAACGCACCTGGTTCAACCACGCGTTGTTCTTCCACGTCACCTCGCTGCCGGCGGACGTCAGCGCCGGGCTGCGGGCGGCGCTGGCCGAGGAGGACCTGCCCTACCAGACCGCGTACGGCGACGGCACGCCCATCGGGGACGACGTGCTGGCCGAGCTGCGTGCCGCGTACGCGGCGGAGACCCGCTCGTTCGACTGGCAGGAGGGCGACGTGCTGCTGGTGGAGAACATGCTCGCCGCGCACGCCCGGGAGCCGTTCACCCCGCCCCGACGGATCCTCACCGCCATGTCCGACCCGGTAGCCGCACCGGAGCTGCACACCGGGGACGGTGCCGCATGA
- a CDS encoding TauD/TfdA family dioxygenase, which yields MSAPGPRRRAAGGTVTAPVTRRTLGPDGFVLLVEAAVPDLDLAGWLAGRRAELLADLDRHAAVFFRGFDVRSADDFGRAARAVDPDLLGYLERAAPRHEVADKVFTSTEFNAAQWIPLHHEMSYSHNWPTHLYFHCAQPATGDGGATPLAAERVITPLIPAEVRERFTRDGVRYVRNYGPHLDLPWQEAFQTTDRAEVEAYCAASATEFTWRGDDGLRTVARRQATAVHPRTGETVWFNHAHLFHVSNMPPEVAGALRREYGPDGLPRNAHYGDGEPIPDDVVGGIRELYRQHAISVPWRRGDVLVVDNFLATHGREPFTGDRQILVAMSDLYVNRSVW from the coding sequence ATGAGCGCCCCCGGCCCCCGCCGCCGCGCCGCCGGTGGCACGGTCACCGCGCCGGTGACCCGCCGTACGCTCGGCCCGGACGGCTTCGTGCTGCTGGTCGAGGCCGCCGTGCCGGACCTCGACCTGGCCGGCTGGCTCGCCGGGCGGCGGGCGGAGCTGCTGGCCGACCTGGACCGGCACGCCGCGGTGTTCTTCCGCGGCTTCGACGTGCGCAGCGCCGACGACTTCGGCCGGGCGGCCCGCGCGGTCGACCCGGACCTGCTCGGCTACCTGGAACGGGCCGCGCCCCGGCACGAGGTGGCCGACAAGGTGTTCACCTCCACCGAGTTCAACGCCGCCCAGTGGATCCCGCTGCACCACGAGATGTCGTACTCGCACAACTGGCCGACGCACCTCTACTTCCACTGTGCGCAGCCGGCCACCGGCGACGGCGGCGCGACCCCGCTGGCCGCCGAGCGGGTGATCACCCCGCTGATCCCGGCGGAGGTGCGGGAGCGGTTCACCCGCGACGGCGTCCGCTACGTGCGCAACTACGGCCCGCACCTGGACCTGCCCTGGCAGGAGGCGTTCCAGACCACGGACCGGGCGGAGGTGGAGGCGTACTGCGCCGCGTCGGCGACGGAGTTCACCTGGCGGGGCGACGACGGGCTGCGGACCGTGGCGCGGCGGCAGGCGACGGCCGTCCACCCGCGTACCGGGGAGACGGTGTGGTTCAACCACGCCCACCTGTTCCACGTGTCGAACATGCCGCCCGAGGTGGCCGGCGCGCTGAGACGCGAGTACGGCCCGGACGGGCTGCCCCGCAACGCCCACTACGGCGACGGCGAGCCGATCCCCGATGACGTGGTCGGCGGCATCCGCGAGTTGTACCGGCAGCACGCGATCTCCGTGCCCTGGCGGCGCGGCGACGTGCTGGTGGTGGACAACTTCCTGGCCACCCACGGCCGGGAACCCTTCACCGGCGACCGGCAGATCCTGGTCGCCATGTCCGATCTCTACGTCAACCGGAGTGTGTGGTGA
- a CDS encoding non-ribosomal peptide synthetase → MNGYRLSPVQRLAWAGKQDLVRARVRLDRPLDRARLQAAVDAVVARHEALRLTLVHHPGLRVPLQDVDDDRTVTVDAQGELSVTLTDEALELAATPLVADPASLRLVLADLARAYTGDLPPADEEALQFLDVTEWQVEEREAAPVPAPVAPAARLVEPHGDDPGAVVTATLPAAEVAAVAEVAGCAAGTVLLAAWALAVARRAETPDGAEEADLVLARWHDGRRAEGTAGVVGPLGGYGPLRLALPLPAGPAELLAAVRAAEATADETFHLVDPVDESTAAAAGFAVQPAVAPDALAALGATTAEVPVPPPPSGPRLTVLTGPASGTGTGDSAGTGEGIGEADVTLRVTGGQWLLDSLVAVLRSLPAALAGDAPLAVLGAGEAKWLSEAGGTAATAPARTLVDLLDAGLAAMQPQAPAVVAADGAYPVEELDRRAARVAAALAARGLAGAPVGVLAARSRETVVAFLGVLRAGAVFVPLDPDAPAPRLAAQVGAVGAECVVGVGGPATVSVDELVAAGGPPPAPPAPTDPAYVIFTSGSTGTPRPVRVSHAAAAHLAGALEATVYAGRPAGLRVAVNAPLTFDASVKQLVQLAHGRSLFLVPEDARRDGAALAATLAAHRVDVLDLTPSQVRILLAGAGDTRLPGLLLLGGEAVPEDLWATVAALPGVRAVNLYGPTECTVDTTVAEIRAEDPPTIGRPLPGVAVRVLDERLCPVPPGVAGELCVAGPQLADGYLGDEAATARRFVDLPLPDGGVERVYRTGDRVRFDARRRLRYLGRLDDQVKIHGFRVEPGEVAAVLRGHPEVADAAVVARDDDGYGDRLVAYVRSRAGAALDLTRVTGINPHETRYLYDEIFAQRVYLRDGIVLRPGATVLDVGANIGMFSLFVHQVCPDATIHAFEPVPAVVEALRRNVAEFGVPATVHPHGLSREPGEVSFTYYPGYSMMSGHAAYADPDAEIGVIKRYLANERDAGAGERDVLLDRADELLAERFAGRELTVPVRPLSAVLDELAPARIDLLKIDVQRAEADVLAGLDDRHWPLVAQVAMEVHDAPGTATAGRLAELVALLEARGFTVLTRQDDLLAGTDRHTLHAVRPEYAAAPGEVIGGGPATADSDNAGPRLTLREWLAERLPAHLVPAAVVVLDELPLTRNGKLDRAALPAPAPERPAGDPAVTPANRAEEILVEAWREVLGVATFGVTDSFFALGGDSIRSIQMQVAAQKRGLSFQLNDIFTHQTIRDLVAHGRITLDGVAPEPAALDGRFALVDAADRERLPDGLTDAYPMTALQLGMVYHGELTGDPAVYHNVTAHEVAAPLDAAALRRALAALLDAHPVLRTGFVLGTYAEPLQLVHARVPVDLPVTDLTGLDPAARRARVDALVAEERRRPFDWARPPLLRLHAVRTGGDGFTLLVAEHHAVLDGWSLHLLLTDLLAGYDRERAGAPAHADAGLPFREYVAAERAALADPATRRFWLDGAGAAPPLLVGGVRPRTTTTQRVPLRSGTTERVAEVARDAGVPVKSWLFAAHLRLIGELAGRDDVVSGLVVGGRPEGEGSDATLGLFLNTLPVRVALGGRSMAELAAEAWRAERELMGRHRFPLAEIVRAGGAGPRFDHFFNWTHFPARPAGDGSRIVDSRGVTVDVAFSLAVDAELDAGRLGLMIQYDHRHVPAGRVDALADGFRRLLAADPDAPLPRVADSTPVDGGDARRRWADRVAAAWQEVLGTAPRDPEAGFLAAGGDSLRALRLVTVLRQRHGSDLTLPEFTALGSYRALVDRVARG, encoded by the coding sequence GTGAACGGATACCGTCTGTCCCCGGTCCAACGGCTGGCCTGGGCCGGCAAGCAGGACCTGGTCCGGGCCCGGGTGCGGCTGGACCGGCCGCTGGACCGGGCCCGGCTGCAGGCCGCCGTGGACGCGGTGGTGGCCCGGCACGAGGCGCTGCGGCTGACCCTGGTGCACCACCCCGGCCTGCGGGTGCCGTTGCAGGACGTGGACGACGACCGGACCGTCACCGTCGACGCGCAGGGCGAGCTGTCGGTGACGCTCACCGACGAGGCGCTGGAGCTGGCCGCCACCCCGCTGGTCGCCGACCCGGCCAGCCTGCGGTTGGTCCTGGCCGACCTGGCCCGGGCGTACACGGGTGACCTCCCGCCGGCCGACGAGGAGGCGTTGCAGTTCCTCGACGTCACCGAGTGGCAGGTGGAGGAGCGGGAGGCCGCCCCGGTGCCCGCGCCGGTCGCGCCGGCCGCGCGGCTGGTCGAGCCGCACGGCGACGACCCGGGCGCGGTGGTCACCGCCACGCTGCCCGCCGCCGAGGTGGCCGCCGTCGCCGAGGTCGCCGGCTGCGCCGCCGGCACGGTGCTGCTGGCCGCGTGGGCGCTCGCGGTCGCCCGCCGGGCCGAGACGCCGGACGGGGCCGAGGAGGCGGACCTGGTGCTGGCCCGCTGGCACGACGGCCGCCGGGCCGAGGGCACCGCCGGCGTGGTCGGCCCGCTGGGCGGCTACGGCCCGCTGCGGCTGGCCCTGCCGCTGCCGGCCGGACCGGCCGAGCTGCTGGCCGCGGTACGCGCCGCCGAGGCGACCGCCGACGAGACGTTCCACCTGGTCGACCCGGTCGACGAGAGCACCGCCGCGGCGGCCGGGTTCGCGGTGCAGCCGGCGGTCGCCCCGGACGCCCTCGCCGCCCTGGGCGCGACGACCGCCGAGGTGCCCGTCCCGCCGCCGCCGAGCGGCCCCCGACTCACCGTGCTCACCGGCCCCGCTTCCGGCACCGGCACCGGCGACAGCGCCGGCACCGGCGAAGGCATCGGCGAGGCCGACGTCACGCTCCGGGTCACCGGCGGCCAGTGGTTGCTCGACTCGCTGGTGGCGGTGCTGCGCAGCCTGCCGGCCGCGCTGGCCGGGGACGCGCCGCTGGCCGTGCTCGGCGCCGGGGAGGCGAAGTGGCTGTCCGAGGCCGGCGGCACGGCGGCCACGGCGCCGGCGCGTACCCTCGTCGACCTGCTCGACGCCGGCCTGGCCGCGATGCAGCCGCAGGCCCCGGCCGTGGTGGCGGCGGACGGCGCGTACCCGGTCGAGGAACTGGACCGGCGGGCCGCCCGGGTGGCCGCGGCGCTTGCCGCGCGCGGTCTGGCCGGCGCGCCGGTGGGCGTGCTCGCGGCCCGGTCCCGGGAGACCGTGGTGGCGTTCCTGGGCGTGCTGCGGGCCGGCGCGGTGTTCGTGCCGCTGGACCCGGACGCCCCGGCGCCGCGCCTGGCCGCGCAGGTGGGCGCGGTCGGCGCGGAGTGCGTGGTCGGCGTCGGCGGGCCGGCGACCGTGTCGGTGGACGAGCTGGTCGCGGCCGGCGGACCGCCGCCGGCACCGCCCGCACCGACCGACCCGGCGTACGTCATCTTCACCTCCGGCTCGACCGGCACGCCCCGGCCGGTGCGGGTGTCGCACGCCGCCGCCGCGCACCTGGCCGGCGCGCTGGAGGCGACCGTGTACGCGGGCCGCCCGGCCGGCCTGCGGGTGGCGGTGAACGCGCCGCTGACCTTCGACGCCTCGGTGAAGCAGCTCGTGCAGCTCGCCCACGGGCGGAGCCTGTTCCTGGTGCCGGAGGACGCGCGCCGCGACGGCGCCGCGCTCGCCGCCACGCTGGCCGCGCACCGGGTGGACGTGCTCGATCTGACCCCGTCGCAGGTGCGCATCCTGCTCGCCGGCGCGGGCGACACCCGGCTGCCCGGTCTGCTGCTGCTCGGCGGCGAGGCGGTGCCCGAGGACCTGTGGGCCACGGTGGCGGCGCTGCCGGGCGTGCGCGCGGTCAACCTGTACGGCCCGACCGAGTGCACGGTGGACACCACCGTGGCGGAGATCCGGGCCGAGGACCCGCCGACGATCGGCCGTCCGCTGCCCGGCGTCGCGGTGCGGGTGCTGGACGAGCGGCTGTGCCCGGTGCCGCCGGGCGTGGCCGGGGAGCTGTGCGTGGCCGGCCCGCAGCTCGCCGACGGCTACCTGGGCGACGAGGCGGCGACCGCCCGCCGGTTCGTGGACCTGCCGCTGCCCGACGGCGGTGTCGAGCGGGTCTACCGGACCGGCGACCGGGTCCGCTTCGACGCGCGGCGGCGGCTGCGCTACCTGGGCCGGCTCGACGACCAGGTGAAGATCCACGGTTTCCGGGTGGAGCCGGGCGAGGTGGCCGCCGTGCTGCGCGGGCACCCGGAGGTGGCCGACGCCGCCGTGGTCGCCCGCGACGACGACGGGTACGGCGACCGGCTGGTCGCCTACGTCCGGTCCCGCGCCGGGGCGGCGCTGGACCTGACCCGGGTCACCGGGATCAACCCGCACGAGACCCGCTACCTGTACGACGAGATCTTCGCCCAGCGCGTCTACCTGCGCGACGGGATCGTGCTGCGTCCCGGCGCGACGGTGCTCGACGTGGGCGCGAACATCGGCATGTTCTCGCTCTTCGTGCACCAGGTCTGTCCGGACGCGACGATCCACGCGTTCGAGCCGGTGCCGGCCGTGGTCGAGGCGCTGCGCCGCAACGTCGCCGAGTTCGGCGTGCCGGCCACCGTGCACCCGCACGGGCTGTCGCGGGAGCCGGGCGAGGTCTCGTTCACCTACTACCCGGGCTACTCGATGATGTCCGGCCACGCCGCGTACGCCGACCCGGACGCCGAGATCGGCGTGATCAAGCGGTACCTGGCCAACGAGCGCGACGCCGGCGCGGGTGAGCGGGACGTGCTGCTCGACCGCGCCGACGAACTGCTCGCCGAGCGGTTCGCCGGCCGGGAGCTGACCGTGCCGGTCCGGCCGCTGTCGGCCGTGCTCGACGAGCTGGCCCCGGCCCGGATCGACCTGCTGAAGATCGACGTGCAGCGGGCCGAGGCGGACGTGCTGGCCGGGCTGGACGACCGGCACTGGCCGCTGGTCGCACAGGTCGCCATGGAGGTGCACGACGCGCCCGGCACCGCCACCGCCGGCCGGCTGGCCGAGCTGGTCGCGCTGCTGGAGGCACGCGGCTTCACCGTGCTCACCCGCCAGGACGACCTGCTGGCCGGCACCGACCGGCACACCCTGCACGCGGTCCGCCCGGAGTACGCCGCCGCGCCCGGTGAGGTGATTGGCGGGGGCCCCGCCACAGCAGATTCCGATAACGCGGGCCCCCGCCTCACACTTCGGGAGTGGCTGGCCGAACGGCTGCCGGCACACCTGGTGCCGGCCGCGGTGGTGGTCCTGGACGAGCTGCCGCTGACCCGCAACGGCAAGCTCGACCGGGCGGCGCTGCCCGCGCCCGCACCGGAGCGTCCGGCCGGCGACCCGGCGGTGACGCCGGCCAACCGGGCCGAGGAGATCCTGGTCGAGGCGTGGCGCGAGGTGCTCGGCGTGGCCACGTTCGGCGTGACGGACAGCTTCTTCGCGCTCGGCGGCGACTCCATCCGCAGCATCCAGATGCAGGTCGCGGCGCAGAAGCGGGGGCTGTCGTTCCAGCTCAACGACATCTTCACCCACCAGACCATCCGGGACCTGGTGGCGCACGGCCGGATCACGCTGGACGGCGTCGCGCCCGAGCCGGCCGCGCTCGACGGGCGGTTCGCCCTGGTCGACGCCGCCGACCGGGAGCGGCTGCCGGACGGGCTCACCGACGCGTACCCGATGACCGCGCTCCAGCTCGGCATGGTCTACCACGGTGAGCTGACCGGCGACCCGGCCGTCTACCACAACGTCACCGCGCACGAGGTGGCCGCGCCGCTGGACGCGGCGGCGCTGCGGCGCGCGCTCGCCGCCCTGCTGGACGCGCACCCGGTGCTGCGGACCGGCTTCGTGCTCGGCACGTACGCCGAGCCGTTGCAGCTCGTGCACGCGCGGGTGCCGGTCGACCTGCCGGTGACGGACCTGACCGGTCTCGACCCGGCGGCCCGCCGGGCCCGGGTCGACGCGCTGGTCGCCGAGGAGCGCCGCCGCCCGTTCGACTGGGCCCGGCCGCCGCTGCTGCGGCTGCACGCGGTCCGCACCGGCGGTGACGGGTTCACGCTGCTGGTGGCCGAGCACCACGCCGTCCTCGACGGCTGGAGCCTGCACCTGCTCCTGACCGACCTGCTCGCCGGGTACGACCGGGAGCGGGCCGGCGCGCCCGCGCACGCCGACGCCGGCCTGCCGTTCCGGGAGTACGTGGCGGCGGAACGCGCGGCCCTGGCCGACCCGGCGACCCGCCGGTTCTGGTTGGACGGCGCCGGGGCCGCGCCGCCGCTGCTGGTCGGCGGCGTGCGGCCGAGGACCACCACCACCCAGCGGGTGCCGCTGCGCTCCGGCACCACCGAGCGGGTGGCCGAGGTGGCCCGCGACGCCGGGGTGCCGGTGAAGTCCTGGCTGTTCGCCGCGCACCTGCGGCTGATCGGCGAGCTGGCCGGCCGGGACGACGTGGTCAGCGGCCTGGTGGTCGGCGGCCGGCCGGAGGGCGAGGGCAGCGACGCCACGCTGGGGCTGTTCCTCAACACGCTGCCGGTGCGGGTCGCACTGGGCGGCCGGTCGATGGCCGAGCTGGCCGCCGAGGCCTGGCGGGCCGAGCGGGAGCTGATGGGACGGCACCGCTTCCCACTCGCCGAGATCGTCCGGGCCGGCGGCGCGGGCCCGCGCTTCGACCACTTCTTCAACTGGACCCATTTCCCGGCGCGTCCGGCGGGCGACGGCAGCCGCATCGTGGACAGCCGGGGCGTCACCGTGGACGTGGCGTTCAGCCTGGCCGTCGACGCGGAGCTGGACGCCGGGCGGCTCGGGCTGATGATCCAGTACGACCACCGGCACGTGCCGGCCGGCCGGGTGGACGCGCTGGCCGACGGCTTCCGTCGGTTGCTGGCCGCCGACCCGGACGCGCCGCTGCCGCGGGTGGCCGACTCCACGCCGGTGGACGGCGGCGACGCGCGCCGGCGGTGGGCGGACCGGGTGGCGGCGGCCTGGCAGGAGGTGCTGGGCACCGCGCCGCGCGACCCGGAGGCCGGGTTCCTCGCCGCCGGCGGCGACTCGCTGCGCGCGTTGCGGCTGGTCACCGTGCTGCGCCAGCGCCACGGCAGCGACCTGACGCTGCCGGAGTTCACCGCGCTGGGCAGCTACCGGGCGCTGGTGGACCGGGTGGCGCGCGGATGA
- a CDS encoding trans-sulfuration enzyme family protein — MTGFGTAAVHGDDGLVPGGAVAPPIVQSATFSAESDERFTEIATEARGSAFYTRYGNPNHAQVAAVVAELEGAETGLVTASGMGAISTVALALLAAGDHVVVQRSTYGGTTSLATGLLARFGVACTQVDQTDADAFVRALRPETRLVLVETPSNPLLELTDLAAVVASAHAAGALVVVDNTFATPVNQRPLAAGADLVWHSGTKFLGGHSDVSAGVVVGGAELVERVWRTSIVTGATLGPVDAWLLLRGLRTLSLRVERHNENALALARALEDHPAVARVRYPGLASHPQHALARAQMTGFGGVLGVELAAGRAGAAALLGGLRLAKRAASLGSVSTLVVHPRSMWAGIVDAEQLAAAGIGEGLVRVSTGIEDTDDLVADFRAALEGAPA, encoded by the coding sequence ATGACCGGGTTCGGCACCGCCGCGGTGCACGGCGACGACGGGCTGGTGCCCGGCGGGGCGGTCGCGCCGCCGATCGTGCAGAGCGCCACGTTCAGCGCCGAGTCCGACGAGCGGTTCACCGAGATCGCCACCGAGGCGCGGGGCAGCGCGTTCTACACCCGCTACGGCAACCCGAACCACGCGCAGGTGGCCGCCGTGGTCGCCGAGCTGGAGGGCGCGGAGACCGGGCTGGTCACCGCGTCCGGGATGGGCGCGATCAGCACGGTCGCGCTGGCCCTGCTCGCCGCCGGCGACCACGTGGTGGTGCAGCGCAGCACGTACGGCGGCACCACCTCGCTGGCCACCGGGCTGCTGGCGCGGTTCGGGGTGGCCTGCACCCAGGTCGACCAGACCGACGCCGACGCGTTCGTCCGGGCGCTGCGCCCGGAGACCCGGCTGGTGCTGGTGGAGACGCCGAGCAACCCGCTGCTGGAGCTGACCGACCTGGCGGCGGTGGTGGCGTCGGCGCACGCGGCGGGCGCGCTGGTGGTGGTGGACAACACGTTCGCCACCCCGGTCAACCAGCGTCCACTGGCCGCCGGGGCGGACCTGGTCTGGCACAGCGGCACGAAGTTCCTCGGCGGGCACTCCGACGTGTCCGCCGGGGTGGTGGTCGGCGGCGCGGAGCTGGTCGAGCGGGTGTGGCGCACGTCGATCGTCACCGGCGCCACGCTCGGCCCGGTGGACGCCTGGCTGCTGCTGCGCGGCCTGCGGACGCTGTCGCTGCGGGTCGAGCGGCACAACGAGAACGCGCTGGCCCTGGCGCGGGCGCTGGAGGACCATCCGGCGGTGGCCCGGGTCCGCTACCCGGGACTGGCCTCGCACCCCCAGCACGCGCTGGCCCGGGCGCAGATGACCGGGTTCGGCGGGGTGCTCGGCGTGGAGCTGGCCGCCGGCCGGGCCGGCGCGGCGGCACTGCTGGGCGGGCTGCGCCTGGCCAAGCGGGCGGCCAGCCTGGGCAGCGTCAGCACGCTCGTGGTGCACCCGCGCTCGATGTGGGCCGGGATCGTGGACGCCGAGCAGCTCGCCGCGGCCGGGATCGGCGAGGGCCTGGTGCGCGTCTCCACCGGCATCGAGGACACCGACGACCTGGTGGCCGACTTCCGGGCGGCGCTGGAGGGCGCGCCGGCCTGA
- a CDS encoding cryptochrome/photolyase family protein → MAHMSRWRWLLADQVGPHFLDDDAQRVLLVETRSLFAHRPVHRQKAHLILSALRHRAAELGEPVEVVHPTSRAALAFARTVDGLAVLPPRGFVTDRADFAAWADRRRGQLRMADFYRYARHRHGVLRDLPPPGRRTRQRATAEVPAPPPVVEDDIDAQVRRDLDRWQDEGIRFVGRDAPRRYPATHAEARARLAHFLDHRLPAYADTEGVLGDGDPRLAYSVLSSSFNLGLLDPEPAIRAAERAGRDGTAPPAAVHRFVRGLFGWREFLWQLYWYFAPRYRGVGWLGATRPLPEWFDRLDADAVEARCLADVLAGVRDTGWAHQTARLTVLGNYGLQRGWRPADLADWFRRSFVDGTDWVMNATVIGMSQYADLARIDTHPWAFDGAHLDRTGAPCDGCRYVPKETLGDDACPYTGGFEAFLQP, encoded by the coding sequence ATGGCCCACATGTCTCGCTGGCGCTGGCTCCTGGCGGACCAGGTGGGTCCGCACTTCCTCGACGACGACGCGCAACGCGTCCTGCTGGTGGAGACCCGCTCGCTGTTCGCCCACCGTCCGGTGCACCGGCAGAAGGCGCACCTGATCCTGTCCGCGTTGCGGCACCGGGCCGCGGAACTCGGCGAGCCGGTCGAGGTGGTGCACCCGACGTCGCGGGCGGCGCTCGCGTTCGCCCGTACCGTCGACGGGCTGGCCGTGCTGCCGCCGCGCGGGTTCGTCACCGACCGCGCCGACTTCGCGGCCTGGGCCGACCGGCGGCGCGGCCAGCTCCGGATGGCCGACTTCTACCGCTACGCGCGGCACCGGCACGGCGTGCTGCGGGACCTGCCGCCGCCCGGACGCCGGACCCGCCAGCGGGCGACGGCCGAGGTCCCGGCGCCGCCGCCGGTCGTGGAGGACGACATCGACGCGCAGGTGCGCCGCGACCTGGACCGCTGGCAGGACGAGGGGATCCGGTTCGTCGGCCGGGACGCGCCGCGCCGCTACCCGGCCACGCACGCCGAGGCGCGGGCCCGGCTGGCCCACTTCCTCGACCACCGGCTGCCCGCGTACGCCGACACCGAGGGCGTGCTGGGCGACGGCGATCCGCGGCTCGCGTACAGCGTGTTGTCGTCCTCGTTCAACCTCGGCCTGCTCGACCCGGAACCGGCGATCCGGGCCGCCGAGCGTGCCGGCCGCGACGGGACCGCGCCCCCGGCGGCGGTGCACCGGTTCGTGCGCGGCCTGTTCGGCTGGCGCGAGTTCCTGTGGCAGCTCTACTGGTACTTCGCGCCGCGCTACCGGGGCGTCGGCTGGCTCGGCGCGACCCGGCCGCTGCCCGAGTGGTTCGACCGGCTCGACGCGGACGCGGTGGAGGCGCGTTGCCTCGCCGACGTGCTGGCCGGCGTGCGGGACACCGGGTGGGCGCACCAGACCGCGCGGCTGACCGTGCTCGGCAACTACGGCCTGCAACGCGGCTGGCGCCCCGCCGACCTGGCGGACTGGTTCCGGCGCAGCTTCGTCGACGGCACCGACTGGGTCATGAACGCCACCGTCATCGGCATGAGCCAGTACGCCGACCTGGCCCGCATCGACACCCACCCGTGGGCGTTCGACGGCGCGCACCTGGACCGGACCGGCGCACCCTGCGACGGCTGCCGGTACGTGCCGAAGGAGACGCTCGGCGACGACGCCTGCCCGTACACCGGGGGGTTCGAGGCGTTCCTGCAACCGTAA
- a CDS encoding winged helix-turn-helix domain-containing protein has translation MADDDTNTASAGGTDPAEHPFSLVIGVTSSPAERLRLTELLDGVAPLLLVADLDELRELIAPGEGVRRGPPLTHSEVAGPPPNTPPPDGALVIDSARSTARWGEREVALTRLERDLLTCLTTEPVRVWGYAELHRAVWHDAPTRRRADVQSLVKRLRRKLDELGTGVTVVAVRGVGLRLTDHRRPSVRGS, from the coding sequence GTGGCGGACGACGACACGAATACCGCCTCTGCCGGCGGCACCGACCCGGCGGAGCACCCGTTCTCGCTGGTCATCGGCGTGACGTCGTCCCCGGCCGAGCGGCTGCGGCTGACCGAGCTGCTGGACGGCGTGGCGCCACTGCTGCTGGTCGCCGACCTGGACGAGCTGCGCGAACTGATCGCCCCCGGGGAGGGTGTTAGGCGGGGGCCCCCGTTAACGCATTCGGAGGTGGCGGGGCCCCCGCCTAACACCCCGCCGCCCGACGGCGCGCTGGTGATCGACTCGGCGCGGTCCACCGCGCGCTGGGGAGAGCGGGAGGTAGCTCTCACCCGGCTGGAACGCGACCTGCTCACCTGCCTGACCACCGAGCCGGTACGGGTGTGGGGCTACGCCGAGCTGCACCGCGCGGTCTGGCACGACGCGCCGACGCGTCGCCGCGCCGACGTGCAGTCGTTGGTCAAGCGGCTGCGTCGCAAGCTCGACGAGCTGGGCACCGGCGTCACCGTCGTCGCGGTACGCGGCGTCGGCCTGCGGCTGACCGACCACCGTCGACCGAGCGTGCGCGGAAGTTGA